The Burkholderia mayonis DNA window ACGGTCCCGCTCGGTCCGAATTCGGTTTTCAACATCGCAAGCTCATGATTGCCGCGCACTGAACGCGGCCAGCACAACGAATAGTCCCCGCACTGAACGCATATCCGGAGCGATAGATGAACAACGAGATCCCCCACCTGCCCATCTACATGGACTACAGCGCGACGACGCCCGTCGATCCGCGCGTCGTAGACAAGATGGTGCCGTATCTGCGCGAGCAGTTCGGCAACCCGGCGTCCCGCAGCCACGCATACGGCTGGGACGCGGAGCGCGCGGTCGAAGAGGCGCGCGAGCAGGTGGCGGCACTCGTCAATGCCGACCCGCGCGAAATCATCTGGACGTCCGGCGCGACCGAATCCGACAACCTCGCGATCAAGGGCGCCGCGCACTTCTACCAAGGCAAGGGCAAGCACATCGTCACGGTGAAGACCGAGCACAAGGCGGTGCTCGACACGTGCCGCGAGCTCGAGCGCGAAGGCTTCGAAGTGACCTATCTGGACGTGAAGGACGATGGCCTCGTCGACCTCGACGTGTTCAAGGCCGCGCTGCGCCCGGACACGATCCTCGTGTCGGTGATGCATGTGAACAACGAGATCGGCGTGATCCAGGACATCGCGACGATCGGCGAGATCTGCCGCGAGAAGGGCATCATTTTCCACGTTGACGGCGCGCAGGCGACGGGCAAGGTCGAGATCGATCTCGCGAAGCTGAAGGTCGACCTGATGTCGTTCTCCGCGCACAAGACCTACGGCCCGAAGGGCATCGGCGCCCTCTACGTGCGCCGCAAGCCGCGCGTGCGCATCGAGGCGCAGATGCACGGCGGCGGCCACGAGCGCGGCATGCGCTCGGGCACGCTGCCGACGCACCAGATCGTCGGCATGGGCGAAGCGTTCCGCATCGCGCGCGAAGAGATGGCGACCGAGAACGAGCGCATCCGGATGCTGCGCGACAAGCTGCTGCGCGGCCTGTCGGAAATCGAGGAAACCTACGTGAACGGCGACCTCGACCACCGCATCCCGCACAACCTGAACATCAGCTTCAATTTCGTCGAAGGCGAGTCGCTGATCATGGCGATCAAGGACGTCGCGGTGTCGTCGGGCTCCGCGTGCACGTCGGCGTCGCTCGAGCCGTCGTACGTGCTGCGTGCGCTCGGCCGCAACGACGAGCTCGCGCACAGCTCGATCCGCTTCACGGTCGGCCGCTTCACGACGGAGCAGGAAGTCGACTACGTGATCGATCTGCTGAAGGGCAAGATCGCGAAGCTGCGCGATTTGTCGCCGCTTTGGGAAATGCATCAGGACGGCATCGATCTGTCGACGATCGAATGGGCGGCGCACTGAGCGCAGCGACTTTATTCGCGGGCGCCCGAGCGCCGCGCAGACGAAACGAAGCAAGGAGTTTGATCATGTCTTACAGCAACAAGGTTCTGGATCACTACGAAAACCCGCGTAACGTCGGTTCGTTCTCGAAGGACGACGACGCGGTCGGCACCGGCATGGTCGGCGCGCCCGCGTGCGGCGACGTGATGAAGCTGCAGATTCGCGTCGGCGAAAACGGCGTGATCGAGGACGCGAAGTTCAAGACCTACGGCTGCGGCTCGGCGATCGCGTCGAGCTCGCTCGTGACCGAATGGGTGAAGGGCAAGACGCTCGACGAAGCGCTCTCGATCAAGAACACGCAGATCGCCGAAGAGCTCGCGCTGCCGCCCGTGAAGATCCACTGCTCGATCCTCGCCGAGGACGCGATCAAGGCGGCCGTGGCCGACTACAAGAAGCGTCACGACGGCGCTGAAGACGGCAAGGTCGCCGCGTAAGCGGTGCCGCGGGTTCGACGGACGTCGATGGTTTTGGTTTAGACGCATGACGCACGGGGCTCGCTCCGTGCGACCAGGGACATTATGGCTATCACACTGACCGAAAAGGCTGCGCAACACGTGCAGAAGTATCTGACGCGGCGCGGCAAGGGGCTGGGCCTGCGGCTCGGCGTGCGCACGACCGGCTGCTCGGGCCTCGCGTACAAGCTCGAGTACGTCGACGATTTCGCCGTCGAGGATCAGGTGTTCGAAAGCCATGGCGTGAAGGTTTTCGTCGACCCGAAGAGCCTCGCGTACATCGACGGCACCGAGCTCGACTTCGCGCGCGAGGGATTGAACGAGGGATTCAGGTTCAACAACCCGAACGTGAAGGACGAGTGCGGCTGCGGCGAATCGTTCCGCGTGTGACGGCTGATCCGCGTGAGGCGGGCAAGGGGCGGCGCGGGCCGCCTTTTTAATGGGCGGCATATCGGTCCACGTCGTGCCGCAGTCGACAACGAGTTGAGCGCTACAGCTACTACGCGATGGTTTCGCTGAAAGACAGCCACTTCGATCTCTTTCGCCTGCCGGTGCAATTCGCGCTCGACGAGCATGCGCTCGACGCCGCGTACCGCACCGTGCAGTCGCAGGTGCACCCGGATCGCTTCGCCGCGGCGGGCGACGCGCAAAAGCGCATCGCGATGCAATGGGCGACGCGCGCGAACGAGGCGTATCAGACGCTGCGCGATCCGCTCAAGCGGGCGACGTACTTGCTGACGCTGCGCGGCGTCGACGTCGGCGCCGAGAACAATACGGCGATGGAGCCGGCGTTCCTGATGCAGCAGATGGAGTGGCGCGAGCGCATCGAGGATGCGGCGGCCGCGAAGAACGTCGTCGAGCTCGACGCGCTCCTCGCCGAAATGCGCGACGAGCGTCGCGCGCGCCTCGCGAAGCTGGGGGCGCTGCTCGACAGCGGCTCGGACCAGGGCGCGGCGGAAGCCGTGCGGCAGCTGATGTTCGTCGAGCGCGTGTCGACCGAGATCGGCGCTCAGATCGAGCGCCTCGAACACTAACCGCGCGCGTGACGCACGCGATGCAAGCGGGGCTTCGGCCCTCATCGAACACACAGATGGCTTTACTGCAAATTTCCGAACCCGGCATGGCGCCCGCGCCGCATCAGCGGCGCCTCGCCGTCGGCATCGACCTCGGCACGACGAATTCGCTCGTCGCCGCGGTGCGCAACAGCATCCCGGAAGCGCTGCCCGACGACGCGGGCCGCGTGCTGCTGCCGTCCGTCGTCCGCTACCTCGAGAAGGGCGGCCGGCGGATCGGTCACACCGCGAAGGAAGAGGCGGCGCTCGATCCGCGCAACACGATTGTGTCGGTCAAGCGCTTCATGGGGCGCGGCAAGGTGGAAGTCGAAGGCGCGGCGAACGCGCCGTACGAATTCGTCGATGCGCCCGGCATGGTGCAGATCCGCACGGTCGACGGCGTGAAGAGCCCGGTCGAGGTGTCGGCGGAGATTCTCGCGACGCTGCGCCAACGTGCCGAGGACACGCTCGGCGACGAGCTCGTCGGCGCGGTGATCACGGTGCCCGCGTACTTCGACGATGCGCAGCGCCAGGCGACGAAGGATGCCGCGCGGCTCGCGGGCCTGAACGTGCTGCGCCTGCTGAACGAGCCGACCGCGGCCGCGATCGCGTACGGGCTCGACAATGGTTCGGAAGGCCTCTACGCGGTCTACGACCTCGGCGGCGGCACGTTCGACCTGTCGATCCTGAAGCTCACGAAGGGCGTGTTCGAAGTGCTCGCGGCGGGCGGCGATTCCGCGCTCGGCGGCGACGATTTCGATCACGCGCTGTTCGCGCACGTGCTCGCGCAGGCCGGCATCGACGCGGAGACGCTCGCGCCCGAAGACGTGCGCCTGCTGCTCGATCGCGTGCGCAGCGCGAAGGAAGCGCTGTCTGCAATGCAGGAGACGCACCTCGACGTGAAGCTGTCGACGGGCACGAAGCTCGTGCAGACGGTCACGCGCGATGCATTCGCCGCGCTCGTCGAGCCGCTCGTGCAGCGCACGCTGACGCCGACCCGCAAGGCGCTGCGCGACGCGCAGGTGACGCCCGCCGACATCAAGGGCGTCGTGCTCGTCGGCGGCGCGACGCGCATGCCGGTGATCCGCGACGCGGTCGCGAAATTCTTCGGCCAGCCGCCGCTCGTCAATCTCGATCCGGATCAGGTGGTCGCGCTCGGCGCGGCGATCCAGGCGGATCTGCTCGCCGGCAACCGCAGCGGCGGCGACGACTGGCTGCTGCTCGACGTGATCCCGCTGTCGCTCGGCGTCGAGACGATGGGCGGTCTCGTCGAGAAGATCATCCCGCGCAACTCGACGATCCCCGTCGCGCGCGCGCAGGAATTCACGACGTTCAAGGACGGCCAGACCGCAATGGCGATCCACGTCGTGCAGGGCGAGCGCGAGCTCGTATCCGACTGTCGCTCGCTCGCTCGCTTCGAGCTGCGCGGCATTCCGCCGATGGCGGCGGGCGCCGCGCGGATTCGCGTGACCTATCAGGTCGATGCGGACGGTCTCCTGTCGGTGTTCGCGCGCGAGCAGCACTCGGGCGTCGAGGCGTCGGTCGTCGTGAAGCCGTCGTACGGCCTCGGCGACGACGACATCGCGCGGATGCTCGAGGACAGCTTCAAGACGGCCGAGGTCGACATGCGCGCGCGCGCGCTGCGCGAGGCGCAGGTCGAGGCGCAGCGCCTCGTCGAGGCGACGGAGGTGGCGCTCGCCGCCGACGGCGATCTGCTCGACGCGAACGAGCGCACGACGGTCGACGGCCTCGTCTCGTCGCTGCGCGCGCTCGCGACGAGCGACGACACGAACGCAATCGATGCGGCGACGAAGGCGCTCGCCGAGGGCACCGACGACTTCGCGGCGCGCCGGATGGACAAGAGCATCAAGCGGGCGCTTGCCGGCCGCAAGCTCGACGAGATCTGAAAACGAACTGCGCCGCGCGGCCGAACGGCCGCCGGCGCAGCGCACTGGCTGAACGAACGGAACGAACATGCCTCAACTCGTAGTACTGCCGCACGTCGAATTGTGCCCGGACGGCGCGGTGATCGATGCCGTGCCCGGCAAGAGCATCTGCGACAACCTGCTCGACAACGGCGTCGAGATCGAGCACGCGTGCGAGAAGTCGTGCGCGTGCACGACGTGCCACGTGATCATTCGCGAAGGCTTCAACGACCTGGAACCGTCCGAGGAAGACGAGGACGACCTGCTCGACAAGGCGTGGGGCCTCGAGCCGACGTCGCGCCTGTCGTGCCAGGCGATCGTGAAGGAAGACGTGGATCTGGTGGTCGAGATTCCGAAGTACTCGATCAACCACGCGAAAGAAAATCACTGACGGCGAGGAGGTTCGACGATGAAATGGACCGATTCCCGCGAGATCGCGATCGCGCTCGCGGACAAGCATCCGGACGTCGATCCGCAGCGGATCAATTTTGTCGATCTGCGCCAGTGGGTGCTGGCGCTGGATGGTTTCGACGATGATCCGAAGCATTCGGGCGAGAAGATCCTCGAGGCGATCCAGGCGCACTGGATCGACGAATCGGACTTCGACGACGAAGACTGATGGACCGGGGCCGCGCCGATCGGTGTCGATTGTCGTCGATCGACGGGCGCGGCCGCTTGGCGGAGCGACGTGGCGCGGTCGCGCGCCGTGCGGGGATGGCGAGTGTTCGATAGCCGTGCGTGGGACCGATGTGCGCCGCAATCGATGGTGTCGCCCCGCAATCGGTCGCCTGACAGCGCAACGGCGCAACCAACCGGATCGCGACGGCGCCGCTTCGGCGAAATCTGCGGCGATCGCGTCAAGAAAAACGGCTCGTGAAGCGATCACGAGCCGTTTTTTTCATGGTCGGCCGATACTGTCGAGGCGGCCGACCAGCGGGCGTGCGACGCGCGGCCTCGACGCCGCGCGTTCGCGTCACGTGCCGACGAGCGAACCGTTCTCGACGCGCACGCGCTGGCCTTGGCCGAACGGCGGCGGGTTGTGGTATGTGAACGTACGCGTCGAGCCGTCCTGCATCTGCACCTGGACTTGATAGTCGGTTTCGCTGCGGACCTGTTTTTCGACTGCATTGCCGGCGAGGCCACCGCCCAACGCGCCGATGATCGTCATCGCGGTGCGGCCGTTGCCGTGACCGAACTGATTGCCAACGAGGCCGCCTGCGGCCGCGCCGCCGATCGCGCCGATCCCCGAGCTCGTGCCCGCCGTGCGCACCGGCACGATCGCGGCGACGGTGCCGCAGGTCGCGCAGTACGTCGATTGCTGCTGCTGTTGCGGATACGGCTGCTGCGCATATTGCGGCGGCTGCGGCGCGGTCGACGCGCGGCGATGATGAACCGGGCGCGGCGCGGGCTTCGGCGCCGCTTGTGCGACCGCCTGGCGTTCCGCGGCCTGCTGCTGCGCGGCTTGCGCGGCGAGCGCGGTGCTCGCCGCGGCGGCCGTGTCGACGGCCGGCTGCGACGCGATCAGTGCGGCCTGCGTCTGCGGGTTCTGCGCATCGGTGCTGCTCGCCTTCGGGAACAGGCCCGTGACGGCGGCCGTCGCGGCGAGGCTCGCGATGATGACGGCGCCTGCGGCCGTCGCGACGAGCGGATGGATGCGCTGACGTTGTTGCGTGGTGGTGTTCTGGTTCTGGTTGTCCATTTTCGACTCTCCGGTGTCGATCGGAGCGAGCGCTTTATCCGTTGCTCCGATCCCATGCAAAGCGTGCCGCACACGATCGTGCGTTATTTTCTGGAGCTAAGTGTCGATCAAACGCCGTGGGCACGCCGTTTCAAGTTGTAACGATTCGCTGCGGAAACTTGCGTGTGAAACACTGTCAAATGCCCGCTCGCGCAAGCGGCGCAAAGGAAGCGAAGAGACGGGGACGGAAGAGGGAGGCGGCGCGGCGGCCGGGATTTACGGGCGGTTACAAAGCGGGCGGGTTTGCCGCTGTCCGCCACCGTTTTCCGCCTCGGGGAAGCGGGCGAAAAACGGGCGGAAGACGGCCCGCGCGGGGATCAGTCCTCGCGGCGCAGGTGCGGGAACAGCAGCACGTCGCGGATCGTCGGGCTGTCGGTGAGCAGCATTACGAGACGGTCGATGCCGATCCCGCAGCCGCCTGTCGGAGGCATCCCGTATTCGAGCGCGCGGATGTAGTCGGCGTCGAAGAACATCGCTTCCTCGTCGCCCGCGTCCTTCTGCTCGACCTGCTTCTTGAAGCGCGCAGCCTGGTCTTCGGGATCG harbors:
- a CDS encoding IscS subfamily cysteine desulfurase, which gives rise to MNNEIPHLPIYMDYSATTPVDPRVVDKMVPYLREQFGNPASRSHAYGWDAERAVEEAREQVAALVNADPREIIWTSGATESDNLAIKGAAHFYQGKGKHIVTVKTEHKAVLDTCRELEREGFEVTYLDVKDDGLVDLDVFKAALRPDTILVSVMHVNNEIGVIQDIATIGEICREKGIIFHVDGAQATGKVEIDLAKLKVDLMSFSAHKTYGPKGIGALYVRRKPRVRIEAQMHGGGHERGMRSGTLPTHQIVGMGEAFRIAREEMATENERIRMLRDKLLRGLSEIEETYVNGDLDHRIPHNLNISFNFVEGESLIMAIKDVAVSSGSACTSASLEPSYVLRALGRNDELAHSSIRFTVGRFTTEQEVDYVIDLLKGKIAKLRDLSPLWEMHQDGIDLSTIEWAAH
- the iscU gene encoding Fe-S cluster assembly scaffold IscU, with the translated sequence MSYSNKVLDHYENPRNVGSFSKDDDAVGTGMVGAPACGDVMKLQIRVGENGVIEDAKFKTYGCGSAIASSSLVTEWVKGKTLDEALSIKNTQIAEELALPPVKIHCSILAEDAIKAAVADYKKRHDGAEDGKVAA
- the iscA gene encoding iron-sulfur cluster assembly protein IscA, which encodes MAITLTEKAAQHVQKYLTRRGKGLGLRLGVRTTGCSGLAYKLEYVDDFAVEDQVFESHGVKVFVDPKSLAYIDGTELDFAREGLNEGFRFNNPNVKDECGCGESFRV
- the hscB gene encoding Fe-S protein assembly co-chaperone HscB; translated protein: MVSLKDSHFDLFRLPVQFALDEHALDAAYRTVQSQVHPDRFAAAGDAQKRIAMQWATRANEAYQTLRDPLKRATYLLTLRGVDVGAENNTAMEPAFLMQQMEWRERIEDAAAAKNVVELDALLAEMRDERRARLAKLGALLDSGSDQGAAEAVRQLMFVERVSTEIGAQIERLEH
- the hscA gene encoding Fe-S protein assembly chaperone HscA; translation: MALLQISEPGMAPAPHQRRLAVGIDLGTTNSLVAAVRNSIPEALPDDAGRVLLPSVVRYLEKGGRRIGHTAKEEAALDPRNTIVSVKRFMGRGKVEVEGAANAPYEFVDAPGMVQIRTVDGVKSPVEVSAEILATLRQRAEDTLGDELVGAVITVPAYFDDAQRQATKDAARLAGLNVLRLLNEPTAAAIAYGLDNGSEGLYAVYDLGGGTFDLSILKLTKGVFEVLAAGGDSALGGDDFDHALFAHVLAQAGIDAETLAPEDVRLLLDRVRSAKEALSAMQETHLDVKLSTGTKLVQTVTRDAFAALVEPLVQRTLTPTRKALRDAQVTPADIKGVVLVGGATRMPVIRDAVAKFFGQPPLVNLDPDQVVALGAAIQADLLAGNRSGGDDWLLLDVIPLSLGVETMGGLVEKIIPRNSTIPVARAQEFTTFKDGQTAMAIHVVQGERELVSDCRSLARFELRGIPPMAAGAARIRVTYQVDADGLLSVFAREQHSGVEASVVVKPSYGLGDDDIARMLEDSFKTAEVDMRARALREAQVEAQRLVEATEVALAADGDLLDANERTTVDGLVSSLRALATSDDTNAIDAATKALAEGTDDFAARRMDKSIKRALAGRKLDEI
- the fdx gene encoding ISC system 2Fe-2S type ferredoxin — its product is MPQLVVLPHVELCPDGAVIDAVPGKSICDNLLDNGVEIEHACEKSCACTTCHVIIREGFNDLEPSEEDEDDLLDKAWGLEPTSRLSCQAIVKEDVDLVVEIPKYSINHAKENH
- the iscX gene encoding Fe-S cluster assembly protein IscX; protein product: MKWTDSREIAIALADKHPDVDPQRINFVDLRQWVLALDGFDDDPKHSGEKILEAIQAHWIDESDFDDED
- a CDS encoding glycine zipper 2TM domain-containing protein; its protein translation is MDNQNQNTTTQQRQRIHPLVATAAGAVIIASLAATAAVTGLFPKASSTDAQNPQTQAALIASQPAVDTAAAASTALAAQAAQQQAAERQAVAQAAPKPAPRPVHHRRASTAPQPPQYAQQPYPQQQQQSTYCATCGTVAAIVPVRTAGTSSGIGAIGGAAAGGLVGNQFGHGNGRTAMTIIGALGGGLAGNAVEKQVRSETDYQVQVQMQDGSTRTFTYHNPPPFGQGQRVRVENGSLVGT